cttcaacacctgattctaattttatggatttaaaggtgtgataaatgtatgtattatttttttcatgtaactgatctttttttgttgttgttgtttttttaacttcaactttattaataggcactgtttgaaagatgatcaaatgtttgctcgtccaaatatgtcaaataagAGTCAAATGActctatatgtttatattatatttacatttcgGTCATCTTAAAGTTGATCTGAACACTACCCCCTTGTTCTTCAGGGATTTCGTTGTAAATCATGTAAATGATGGAATTTCAGGTGGAAGGAAATCAAACACAGTGGAAAATGTAACTCTCATTCTAAAGGTTGCTATACAATTAATTCATATGGAAAAATATAGGAAAAGTGTGAGTATTTGGTTGAAATCAcagatatttttttctatttcactGTGTTTCTAATACTATTCATTTTCTGTTCCAGACATGAATGATGCCCAGTTTCAAGTCTTCTCCTGCTCCTGGTGTCCACTTTCCTATACATCTCAAAATTACCTCCACAAACACATCAGAAGATGCCACTATGAGGAATATGAGGGAGAGATAAAATATGATAATCTTATGACCACAAGAAGCTCCAGTATTCAGCAAACTATCTCTGGCACTGTCAGAAGTAACACCTCTGATTTGCGAATGGAGAAAGAAGTCTATctctgctcacagtgtgggaagagttttactgaCCGAAGTAATCTCAGACGACACCGATATATTCACACAGGAgtgaagccgtatcactgctcacagtgtgagaagagttttatTCGAAAATATGATCTCCAAACACATCAGCGTATTCATactggagagaaaccgtatcactgctcaaagtgtgggaagagttttactcgaAATTGTGATCTCCAaatacaccagcgcattcacacaggagaaaaaccatATCAGTGCTCAGAGTGCGGCAAGAGTTTTAATCAACAGAGCCATCTCCAAACACACTTGCACATtcatacaggagagaaaccgtatcactgctcagagtgtgggaagagctttattcGACGGAATGATCTTCAAATACACcagcacattcacacaggagaaaagccgtatcactgctcagagtgtgggaagagttttattcgaCAGGGTGAGCTCCAaatacaccagcgcattcacacaggagaaaaaccgTATCGCTGCATACAATGTGGGAAGACTTTTTCCCAACATAGTAATCTTCAGCGACACCACCGTGTTCATACAGGAGAGAGGccatatcactgctcacagtgtgggaagagttttgccCAACATGGGAAGCTCCAACAACATCAGCGCATCCACAATAGGGAAAAACTACATCGCTTCTCGGAGTGTGGGACGAGTtttaacaaacagaaaaatCTCGAACAACACCAGTGCATTCACGTAGCATAGAAACTGATTTGATATTCATAGTGTGGATTTACTTATACAGGTGCATTTAACATCCAGAAGTGTTCCAAGATTAAGACATCGGTGTATTAATTTGAGAACACAGAATAAGCTGACCTGCTAATAGCTATCATGATTTCCTTAAAATATGtagataaatgtatttattgtgtatgtacagtatattagtaCATTATGTATTTGCATAGTAACCAACCTGTGTTTGTTAGACACAAACCTCGTCTTGTCAGGGTGCTCTCAATTTTTTGCAAGCAGTGTAAGGAATATAAGGAATTACAGGGAAAACTAGGTTTTGATCTGAATGGGTTTCCCTTCTCTCATGCCATAAGGCTGATCAGCTGTAACTCCAAATGACCAAGTCAGCATAGCTACCAAGAAAGATACTCATGTCTGACACCACCTGTACACTTATGCCAGTAAGTATTAAAATCATAATATGGGAACAGGAGAACAATAattccatcctgatgccctacctctgctTAGAGTTTTCATCACTCACTGCTGCCAAGGATGGATTGACATGGACAgctcagtccctccaggattttgtgat
The sequence above is drawn from the Ictalurus punctatus breed USDA103 chromosome 25, Coco_2.0, whole genome shotgun sequence genome and encodes:
- the LOC108258213 gene encoding zinc finger protein 501 isoform X2, encoding MESAEIRPCFCIKLPHTPAGSQTETCMASGGRTSNTPEHITPVDHQKHVKKEEPEDEDYLCEATSASVGHFTPVDQQKHVKMEEPEDEDYLYMNDAQFQVFSCSWCPLSYTSQNYLHKHIRRCHYEEYEGEIKYDNLMTTRSSSIQQTISGTVRSNTSDLRMEKEVYLCSQCGKSFTDRSNLRRHRYIHTGVKPYHCSQCEKSFIRKYDLQTHQRIHTGEKPYHCSKCGKSFTRNCDLQIHQRIHTGEKPYQCSECGKSFNQQSHLQTHLHIHTGEKPYHCSECGKSFIRRNDLQIHQHIHTGEKPYHCSECGKSFIRQGELQIHQRIHTGEKPYRCIQCGKTFSQHSNLQRHHRVHTGERPYHCSQCGKSFAQHGKLQQHQRIHNREKLHRFSECGTSFNKQKNLEQHQCIHVA
- the LOC108258213 gene encoding zinc finger protein 501 isoform X1, translated to MESAEIRPCFCIKLPHTPAGSQTETCMASGGRTSNTPEHITPVDHQKHVKKEEPEDEDYLCTSERHITGEATSASVGHFTPVDQQKHVKMEEPEDEDYLYMNDAQFQVFSCSWCPLSYTSQNYLHKHIRRCHYEEYEGEIKYDNLMTTRSSSIQQTISGTVRSNTSDLRMEKEVYLCSQCGKSFTDRSNLRRHRYIHTGVKPYHCSQCEKSFIRKYDLQTHQRIHTGEKPYHCSKCGKSFTRNCDLQIHQRIHTGEKPYQCSECGKSFNQQSHLQTHLHIHTGEKPYHCSECGKSFIRRNDLQIHQHIHTGEKPYHCSECGKSFIRQGELQIHQRIHTGEKPYRCIQCGKTFSQHSNLQRHHRVHTGERPYHCSQCGKSFAQHGKLQQHQRIHNREKLHRFSECGTSFNKQKNLEQHQCIHVA